Within the Erigeron canadensis isolate Cc75 chromosome 6, C_canadensis_v1, whole genome shotgun sequence genome, the region ttttaagtatttattttatcatatatcatcgtgttttttctattattaataattatgttattataaaaattattatatttatctcgcgtattacgcggaaaAATAATCTAGTGTGTTAAAATAATATGCAGTAAAATAGACATCATGGTCCCAAATTTGTTGCCCATCCCACATGTGCCTAATAGGCGTGACGATGTTAATGCAAATGTTTATTTAGGTGTAGGCATGAGCATGAGACTAATAACATCTCGTACTGGTCTTGGTACCGAATTTGAGCAAAACATGGTACCAATCCCGGTTCCATCTAAATTGGTTCCGATATCATACGGGACGAGATTGAGATATCGATACCAAATCCCGACTAGTATCGAAAATTATCAAGTTGTGAAGCAACAAGAAAGAGACGGTGCTGCAACTAAAATTTCTAGTACTCTTGAACACATTGCACTTTATGGTATGTTTAAACGCTAGAATATAGAAGTTCGCAATTGCACTTTGAACTCTAGAATCAGAAGTTTAACTTTAGACTAGTTTTATCATAAtcctatatatatcttttttattccaAGACTTTAAATCCATTtgctccaaaaaaaaaagtttacattcaGGGGACTaataatttgtaattttgtattgCATGGAAtaacttgtttttcatttatcCAAGTAGTTTACATTCACtgtaatatataatttgaatgtcatttaaCTAAAActgatatacatatagatatacatttactgtataacatatatgaaatatatatacataaagattattaagatatatagatatatagatatggatatacATAGCATTCCTTAAAAGTGGGTACCAGTACTGATCCCGATAGAGACTCGGGACCATTTTCCGGTATTAAGATCGGGACGGTACACGGACGGGATCGAGATTTGGGACTATCTACTCATCCCTAATTAGATGCTTAATTATTTCCTGCCTATGACAAAACGTCGTACACTCTGAATATGATGACAAGAGATACAGATAGCAAAAAGTGCCAAGAAAAACATCTTGgaagttatttacaaaaaatatatgatcTCTGCACGGAAATGGAGGTGGATATATGTTGCTGCAAAATTTCGTGAACCTTTGTCAGACTCGTAgcaaatttaatttttgtaaatttgATTAAACGAAAatgtaaaacatatttaatgttgCATAAAACTATgcatgtgtattttttttagattttaatgCAGTTTTTTACTTACaatcttatcttaatttttatctttatctttatatgtactaaaagacaactaacctaatagcttattgaccaatcacaactcttgatTTTATCAGATTGAAAATTAATGATGTCATCTATTCTTTTtagctttttaaaaaattaagactttaaatataaataattaattataatacgTAGCTTTTTAGCTAATTAATATCCAAAACATAATGTGTATCTATCCTTTCATAGCTATTATccaaaacaaatattattatatcCTTTCATAGTTAATACTTAATatccaaaaaaattattattacctaatagcttattgaccaatcacaatttttgattttatcaaattgaaaattaatgATGTCATCTATCCTTTTTAgctatttaaataattaaaactttaaatataaataattatttataatacgTAGCTTTTTAGCTAATTAATATCCAAAACATAATGTGTATCTATCCTTTCATAGCTATTAtccaaaataaatattattatatcctTTCATAGTTAATACTTAATATCCAAcaagaattattattatattaaattaccAAACAAAATTAATCCAAACAACTATTTAAACCTTTCACTTGGAGGCTTGGAGCGTCTCCGTAGGTGAATGTATGATGTCAAATTATACTTATTTTTGCAGTTGTTCGTTTGCTTTTATCCTACAGTTATTtttatccattaaatattacatgtatgaaaatcaaaattttaaacaataatcaatGTTCATTCGGTCAGTAATGcactttagatttttttttttttgtttcttatatgTAGTAAATATTAATTTGTTGTTAACAGAAGTTAATGATTATCCTAAATTAATATAAGCAAAATTTAtataaactcaaaatctgatataactcataatttaataaaatgtacGACATAAAGCAATAAGAAATAGAATAATGTAAAAGAtcaaaaaattgattttaaaaagtataatataaattttaggaattattttacataattatatcattaaaataattagtttttatatttataaattattagtttccataattaaaagccatatttaaattagaattaaatctaaaaaaataaaaaaaaatatggtagTGGTCAAATTAAAACTCAAACTTAATTTAAGGCTAACTtctctattataaaattaagattctttttatatatatttagacatTTATCCTAATTTAATACTACATATCCATATGGATTTTGGTGGTTGTCCTTCCCATgacatttttgaaaatttatcactttttaccaaatataaaatatgtaaaagaatAACATCATATAGATatgatttgatttaatatttattaaaatgatattaaACTTAGTAAAAGACATAAACTTTTACCAAGTTAACAAAGTCttataaatacatttataaatagatctttacaaaccaaacatatatcactttatttatatattactttatttGACAACTTTGTCATGAACTTATTAAGTTTTACTTACTTTTAGAATTTTTATATACTCTCGTATATttatacgggtctaaaatctaatatatactaataagacagttgaactaataacttattaatcaatcaaatcgttcgattttatcaaattaactcTCGCTTATGCCATCATATAGATaagctataaattaaaaatccataataatcattatccaaatatattattatattagtatttatattaatttgtagaaaaaggttcattaatttatacttttttgttttccatcaataatttatacattttagCCTTGagtacttaatttatatttaattctaGCCATCAagttgagagaattttttttaaattacattcatttaattatttaaaaaaatttcaacataatctctcaataaaaaaggtgcataatttgatctttttttatatattagctttgtatattaatgtttaaagttacaattgtcgcTCAAATCAAGATAGTcctaattgttaaaaagaatatgaaaataatcaagatttttatctaattatcatagaatagatgattgaaaataaacctattcatGTTATAgacccgcatcatgatcaaatatatatatttgcatgttaACTACAATCTACAAGatcataagtatgtttatattttaatttttaattatctttcataataatatcacattatgagtaaaactggtttcaaaaaattctatgatagaaaaattattatagcatgtgtcttgtggaatgaccACGGTAAACAATTCCATCGATATGTTTCAGCTAATAATGAAAGTGACAAACATGTGATTGtggtactacaacttgcaaagtataatacttggaaccgtatattttcaaaattataactttttatgacttaagtgtatgaaaatctaatattgataatatcgtaaacccgtgtccagtgttgaacacgggtctaaaatctcgtaaaacctctataaattaataatattggaACCgaagttttttattaatttaactaaatattattatattgatgaattaataaaatattaaattaaagaggTTCATATATgatctttaaaattttcatgTCCAATTTATATTCACACATTAAATGAACTTGTTAAATtcattattttgttttgaattaaaaatagtcTAATATACATGATTTGATTACTATAAAATGttgaattataaattataaaatcacATTAACTATGACTTTTAACTAAaaggtattaaaaaaaatcaatcataacCAATTAACAATCAATCATAACCAATCAACAATGAAAATAGTTATGTGAGTATAAAAGAGCTCACCAAAAATGTACTCTAACAACATTTGGTACAGTAAGACTAACATGTCTTAGTCAAGGAACAATATTAATGATTCTTTTAGAGATCGTCACCATTCTTATCAAAAGTGTCATcttccatttttaattttattttttactagacaatgttaaaattttaaaatatttaaataattattaatttatagttttactgagactaatatatttacattgaggtttaaaaaaattattttcttattattttaatgattGGAGTCATGGTTGTCTCCGAGGATTTATGAATCTCGGCcgaaaaaaaaattagaccAATAAGTATGGTACaccaaattattatattatatataaaataacttttttaaaacgacaataaacgttatatcaataaacaatattataacaaataacaatttaaatatataaaacaaaataaaatctaaaaccaAAAAAGTACACCAatctaaattaaataaaaagttcggttcaaaaaaatacataaacattCTATACAGTGAAACTTTTGCGGTagtcacatgtttttttttctcttataagCGTATTTTATATTCTCAAAGATGTGTAAGTGGACTTTTTTTATGTGGGTTAACTAGTTATATCGTTCAATTTGTCGATGATTGTTAGGATTTGTAATAGGCTTAGTGGTTACATATACTATACTATAGATATattagaaaatattaaaaatcgGACCCCCTAAAAGATCGGATTTCGGTCGGTCGTCTGCGTCGGGCCATGATTGGAGTCCAATTTGTATTGGTCTCAAATTGGGAccggacaaattattaattttatcgaggttattactttaatttatcgagtattaagtTATAGAGGTTCtacagtatatttttttttaaaaaacttttaatactATGTGTTTATATATCTTAAGCATAATTCATAAAGgatgttaattatatatatagtatttttaattttaatttttaaataagataTGTAATATAACATTTGCATAGAGGAAAGGGTTATCGGTTATCCTTAACAGTTGTTCATTAAGAGTTCTTCATTGCTACACAACTAATTGGATGTGGTATATACAAACAAATCCAAGTAAACCTTCTATGTCATTGCCGGCTAGGAGTTGAACCAGCGTAGGCAGGGCGGTTCTTTTGGGGACCAGTAGCGGCCTGAGCCACCGTTGTTTTTTCGTTTAGTAGTATTAATATATCcgtattttgtttaaaaatttatatttattaagtcAGCctcataaattattattttaaaaacttttgatatgcTTAACAAATTTAATAGTCCaataaaatcaacttttttagtttttatatattccACAATTCACTTAGTccatttatatatctatattttagcCCACAGTTTACAATCCATGTAAAAagttcttctttccttttttgagttttaagctccattaaaaaaataaaatttatgtttttagtttttataacccacaattCACTTAGTCCATTCATAGTTCTATGTCTTAGCCCACAATCTACGCAACAAGCTCTTCCTCCCACACAATCCATGCCTTTTCTCTTGATATTTTCATACGTCTTTGTAGTTCTTTGTTGGTTATAAACTACGTATTGGTAATTTGAAGGAAAAACTTAaattattagtgttatttttgtttgacccgACCCGATTTAGTGTATTGCATAACCataatataaaactcaaaacaTAAGGATTGAAAAAAATATAGCCCCGCCGTTAAAACTTTCAAGATCCGCTATTGGACGTGAGACATCCGTATGAAGGGTGTTAGTGTAATTACCTCTAAAAAAAATTCCAAGTAAAAAATCTGACTATATACATATGTAGCATTACATCCGTCATGATGTAATTTTTTGCATCTATCTTTTTTCCCCAACGATTTCTAAACTACATTTTGCGTACGAAgacaaatttattaattttaatatattttaaaattaagttCTTTACAGAAATGCAAGGTTTTGTAGAGGATGAACGTGACAAATATTTTTTAGATGTATATTAAGAGAACCTAGAGGTGTTTGGATATTTATCATTAGTATagtattagtatttatattttctaattattttttttttagagtaCAATATTCTAatctactcataatcataaattaCATGTATGTCTGGTATGAaattcaaaacttaaaaaaaaaaccctattaatccacccttaCATGTATaggaagtgagactcgaacccaggtggattcCAAAAGTCAAAGACTTTTCCAATGAGCCACCAACctcattaatatttatattttctaattaaCCTTTTCAACTGTGTATAGTTCAAAATGGTAACTCATAGGCTCCTATTTCATTGTTTGATCGTTCCCTAAGCTAACATTTGATTTGACAAAAAACACTCCATATGATATTATGTAAAGAAACGCCTGCttaatttgagaattttagtgTAGAGTATGGGATGTCTTACATAAAcaaacacttttattttgaaatttttagtgTAAATTTTTGTATGTGTGATAAACACTTACATATGAAATTTAATGATCATATCCAGGAAAAagctttaaaaaacaaatactagCATGAGTTTGCACACGATGACAAAAGATTGACGGCTGTATTGAGTGAGAGACTCCAAACTCCCCGTGAGAGCCCTTTGGATCTATCCATCCATATCTCACAAAATATGACATCACATGTTTCTTCGCCTCTCCATTCTTTAGTCTTTACGAATATGATTtataaaaccattttttttattaacaataaattatcctatttctatttttaaattaactcgaatacttaaaaaatcaacatataatttttatgaaaatacataaaaaaaaaaaaactcttcttCTCGAGATATGATCTCCAGTTAGAAACTTCAAAGTACAAATACCTTAACAGTTTGACCATCAGTCtcatttggggttttttttttctttggctttATAAACTATCTTTAATCATTCATCGttttttacttacatttttttttgtcacacacttatatttctttttcatcAGTATTACATCctctttttttctcatttttaaatttaatccTATAATACCTTACAATCTAtccaattaaaataaaacatataataaaacaaaaaaaaattcggatccattttttttctttctatttcacGTAAGTGAACCATTTCAGTTGTTATGCTATCATCTACTCCATATTCAATTCACTTATCATTCTTAAAAGTTCGCTTGCTTGCTTCTGCCTTGTTTTTACCAAGCTTATTTCACAGACCCAACAATGCTCGAAGTCGATAGTTAACTTAAAAACTGACTAACAAAATCCTTTTATTACAACAAAATACGAGTACTGTTTAGtgacatttgttttttatactTTCAAAGAGTAGTTTTTCTTTGCatttaaaaatgtattaaaaaatcTTAACGTCCTTGAGCTTtggctcaatggttgaaagactATCCCTTGCATGACGTCTTGTGTTCAAGTTTTGGGGAGGACATAGAAATTAAGTCTCTTTATGAAGgattgacttgggtatacccaggttcaagtctgagaagACAGactttacccctattaatcgttgtgccttcggacggattagtaggggtccccccatcgggtatttgaaatagacatttataTTTCGAGGAaactctctaacgcggacccgcttaagacaacgtatgctagacctctcgctgtcgaatcacgacacgaagtttaCAACGAAAttcacatttcaaaaaaaatatatataaaatcttaaCTATATCAACAATAATTATTGGATGCCACATCCTTATATACATCATTATCATTTACTCCCTCCGTTAAGTTTAAATCCCTAACTGCCTAACCCCACTATAACCTTACAGTTTGGTGCGCTTAATACATTTTGGTTCACAATAAGTAGAAGGAATTGAGATAAATGGGCCACGATGTACCATTGCCCTTGGGTGTGCAAGATACCCTAGGGTATAGATTATCTTTGCCAATTGCTTCCGTCGTAATGGATACATCTAATGATCACATACACGTACTATTACCACATCAACAATCAAATAAATTATGGATCCACATCGATCATTCTATACATTTTGCTCTAAGTGATTAAGTTTAATTACAAGAAGGACCCATTTGAGATTTTCAAGAAAAGGCCGGTAcgtaaaaagtataaataaaaaaggagaCATATACTCGTATCAAATTAGGCCATAAATAGGAGTTCAAGCATTCTCGCAGCCGCCTTGACCTTTGCTATGGGTATGTTTGGCGAAAGTAGTTGTAGTTAGTAGCCATAGCTTGTATTTGGAACTATAAGATATAGCTTTTAGTTAGAGTTGTAAGctgtaacttttaaattttaaaagtgtttggtaTGGAAGCTATAGCTGCAACTTCAAGAGGTATTTATGtagattttaaatattaaaagctTAATCGAAAAGGTAATCCTGAAACGCTACTTTTAGAGGTTTTTCTTtgaaataataactaaaactagttgcatccaaacaaagtttttaacACTTTAAAGCTTGTGCCAAACATATATCAAGCGACATATATATTTGAGCTAATTCACGCAAGTGTAAACTcaaagttaaggttaatccgaCATGGcgacatatatttaattttgattaaCTAATTAAGTAAGCCGTATTCACATCATATCAGACCAATACTTAAAATGACCAACATTATTGACGTCTGATAGAGTATTATACAATTacattatgtatgtataaatagttattttgaattatgaaaattaatattgaGTAATCCGCATTCATATGCAAATAAATGACAAGTGAAAGATAATCGATATACTTTTTATCCTTCACTCCAAACAAGAATCACGAGCTTATGATTCTTCTTCGTCAGTCTTCCCGTGTTAGCATTGTGGCATTGTCTAGTCTCACTGATATcctttcttttaataatgtACGTGCCCTCATCACCATTCCTCTTCATAATTTTCAtaattgaccaatcaaaactaaataaataattaactacATTGATGTACGAATACACATACACGTGCATGTTTATGTGTGTTAGATTTGGATTCTGTGAGAattaatggttttttttaaccaaaaatgATGAATAGAGATTCAATCAATAAATGGGTAAGTTTGGTTCACAGGTCTAGACACGCGTTTTGGACATATCCATAGAATTATAAATTGAATTAATTtcaattataagtttataaaatataattgtatatatatatcagcttcaaaaaggaaaaaattatataatatagtttCCTTATTTTAAGAAACATTTGATTACCAAGTGACTCGATCTCTTTTGTTCAATTCTTTTATACGTATAATAATCCCTTCAAtcaaataactttaaatttcaATGCTGTTAAAAAGAGAGGATTGGATAAATGGTGAAactgtaaaaaaatttaaaattaaagacTTTATCAATAAGCTACCAATTTTATTGGCTAATCCACGAGATTTAAACTTACAATCTTTATAACATtgcttaattcattttatttttggtaccTAATTACATAAAATGCAAACTTTGGTTTGTAAACATCCGCAGAAGTACAACTTGGTTATGTATTTAATTAGGGAGAGCATTGAATTGGTAGTTTGGTATAAAAAAGATGTGAATGTTTATCACTTGCAAATCGACGAATGTTACTTTTGTGACACGATAGACACCCTCGTCAATTTAGTGAAATCAATTCGGTGTGTCAATTAGCTGACACGGTAAAGACcagaaaagagaaaaagtttTGGGTCCCCAACCAATCCAAGccatctatctatatatctttttcgATAAATGGCTGGATAGTgatgtaaaaaacaaaaacaaaatgatgatgaagcgATGAGGATTGTTGGTAGGATGTATCGattgaaaattaattttaataatgattAGGTAGAGTTGATATAACAATACTGATGAGAAGTGATAAACATCActatgaaaatatgaaataataGAAAGTTAACATATAATGGCATAAAAGTTTAAACGACACAAATTCTCATCACCTATAatgacatatatttttttctgtCACTAATATCTATGTACATTACTAACACAAACCTATAAGTGCCACTAAATACATATATCTTTTAGTAACACATTGACATATGCCATTAAAAACCACCATACAGTGGCATGTAAAAATGTGTGCCactaaaaaggttttttttttttttgtagtggaTGAATATCAAACAAGCCATTCATTACAACaaaaaatatctaacatttatttttaaatgtgaatagTTTGTTAATTTATAGACTTGTAAACTCTCTTTAGGAAAGTTGGTTAGGGATAGATTTTCTGAAGTCCCGATTCCGTCTCAATCCCGATCACGTGAAGTGGTACCGAATGAGACTTGGGACCGGGACCCATTTTTCTTAGTTCGCGGAACTTGATACCAGAGTACCGAGATTTTGTACCGGGAAATGGTACTAAATGGGAAACGAAACCGGTACCGGTAtcaagtttttaaaaaactCAAGACTCGGTACCGGAACGACGAGACGGGACTAGTCCCATGCCCATCCTTAAAGTTGGTAATCAAAAGTGAAGGATACAAAtcttaaaactatataaaaattaaaaaacttatagaCTTTTGAGTATTAAAagatatagtttttaaaatttcgtcaCACTTtgaaatggaaataaaatagCATACTTGACAGAGATTCCTGTCTCTCGAAGAAAGTTTGAAGGTTAGTTTAATACTTCAATCCTTTGCTTAGGGTAGTTTATGACTATTTGAAATAGTTTAGgactaataaataaaagaaattgaattttttttttccttcatattttcaaatataaatatattattactcgtaataaattAATATCGAGTTACAAAAaaaccaattaattaaaatatagagACTTGGGtttgtaaaaatatgaaaagtagTACAGCTTTGATTAAGTTAATTTTTAGTTAGGGAGTATCTGGTATTTTGGTATATAAGAGAGAGAGATGACCATAACAGAGTCATGTGTGATTGATCATTGACTTGAGAGCTCATCTTCGATCAGTACGTACTGGCCGATTCACTTTTTCATAATAAGGAGGGAGGAGGAAAAGCTAGAAGCAGCTGCACATGGTGTCAAGAGAGCACAAAAAAACTGAACTGCATGAGAAGCTGCAACTTCTTAGATCAATCACAAAGTCTCATgcagtaataatatatatatatattctctgaTTATTTCTACTTTCAATTCATTGGCTTCATAATtaattagactttttttttttttttccatctatcTGCTTCAATCATGCATATACAAAAAAAGAAGTGTTTTCTTGATTTCGTCTTTCTATCCGCAGTTTGATTCATGTAACGATTTACATAGTATATGTGTTTTCTTGATTTCATCTTCAAGAATCAttgatttattttatgtatgatttacatagcatatatatatatacttgttgcAGAAGAGTGATTCATCAATCATACTAGATGCATCCAAGTATATTGAAGAGCTCAAACACAAAGTACAAAGACTGAATCAAGACATAGAGAATGGACAAAGTTCAACCCACCAGAACTCATTGCCAgaggtatatataataatatatatggcCTTATATATTATCATTCTTATTCCTATGGGTTTCATTTTCATGACACAAGTATATGAcccttgaatatatatataatataagtttcAAATTCAAGAAATTAAATAAGTAACAAATTCGATCATGAAcctaattaaataattagttGTACATCATATCGTAGTTGTCATTAACCCATAACGCTGCAGATTGACGAAAGGCTAAacttttgtcacctaattaattaaattgtttCTTGTAATAGAAAAGACGTACATATGATTTGTTTCTTGTAAGAGATTATTTCCAAAAAAATTCATACCTACTAATATTCTTTCTCATTACACATGAGACTCATCTATATGAGTGTGAGAGATCATATGTACGTATGCCTCTATATTTTCTTTCTAATTAATTGACATATGTTATTGGATTTTCGGAGGATAGTTAATTGCTTCTCTTTTAATTCAACTAGCACTTGATACTTTTGAAGTTGGACGTTTAGCGgtttaattgtatatatgtacgtCACAACGACCAGGCCAGGCCGCCTAATAAAACATGCACTTGATCTTCTTATTTCTCCTAGCTAGCTTTATGAATCATGTTTGAATGTGAAATATGTGTTGCAGGTAACCGTTGAGGCTATAGAAAAAGGTATACAAGTGAATTTGTATCTAGAAACGAGCTCCCCGGAACTACTGGTTTACgtattaaaagtttttgaagAGCTGAGTCTCAGTGTGTTGGATGCTAAGATTTCCTGTACAGGCGGCTTCCACCTAGAAGCAGTGGCAGCTGAGGTACTATAGCTTATCAACTTCATTACCTTACAAATATAAACAGCAAGCTAGCTAGACAGAAAAAACCCATAACAACGTGTTTACAGTAGTCATCTAACAATTCTCTGCCATTTGCTTCTTGTGGATTAATTAATGCATCCACGTTTATCAATTTCATGTGTGTGAACTTGAATCACAAATTCATCTTGAAGATTCATAGAATGCGGAACGTGTTTAATTGATCTTCCGTAACTAATTAGTGTTGAAATTTAAGATAAGTATTTTCTCTTGGAGCTTGGTTAATTAAGTTTGGAAATTACTACGTACGGAGTATATATGTGAGCCGGAAACCCATTGAGATGAACAGATCGAAAAGCCTAATTAAAAGGTTACTCTGTATAGTATAATTCTCCATATACAGTTGTTTGCGTTGAAGTGTACTTTAATTCCTGCAGAATGAAGAAAACGGAGAAAGCATAGATGCACAGATGGTGAAACAATCAATCTTACACGCGATAAAAAATTGGAGTGAAAACGATGATGATCGTCAAGACTGATGATCAACTAGTCAATCTACTAGTGCAACCAGCTCAAAGATGAAGATccaatggtatatatatataactagaacaccaaaactataaaaataagcTTGAGATTAATCCAA harbors:
- the LOC122605799 gene encoding uncharacterized protein LOC122605799 encodes the protein MVSREHKKTELHEKLQLLRSITKSHAKSDSSIILDASKYIEELKHKVQRLNQDIENGQSSTHQNSLPEVTVEAIEKGIQVNLYLETSSPELLVYVLKVFEELSLSVLDAKISCTGGFHLEAVAAENEENGESIDAQMVKQSILHAIKNWSENDDDRQD